A region from the Pectinophora gossypiella chromosome 29, ilPecGoss1.1, whole genome shotgun sequence genome encodes:
- the LOC126379637 gene encoding uncharacterized protein LOC126379637: MYAGRDEGPVYYREIQKNAYLKRIPNENPNKLMPLGHKKPPLKPMWTVLCVHNGHTPFLEQYPEAEAASTLAHKPLWRACLSRARHVTCSVKPCAGAEYDFLVDTDHGPLRMLAPDWESMQDWVTTLRNKLHELKILGKGENVYCLPPAPAPPRAAARDPTSPLPPTPPVPPDRVPGIELNPPPTRAQPDPEPSSEPLNPEPLAPVASDIDISNWEPDSTPSTSTNQEKTEPKKSVAKICGQNICLDDSILKRNVESTDSDEEFFAEIDRLHDAVENIDLGDNRVDYKQRFVVNEEKGEIEPEDCQNDHSTNITVIQVSNKPPHTAIPVLGPETDVFNFDLPHPADDFINIVNTEVNVQTENGYGTVFNDSDYGHLSLTTTVNVGKDNDGIYERLCMASTSNGDNSPLPLRKLKATEKLRKSSLPNLEVTPDSTYEYVFPNNNKNITVTLNREVNSNVTASNNSDARSNSDRNTSVNSNGVRVANTNTSDRVRNISEESSGNTVSVNIHVNLTSSISVGNVDHNTRVLRANVERSHSQNAYDRSPRRDVIRRVQNNSPKRDGKNDKHEPPPAKPLWKRGLTELSLLSRLRGRREMQECQDRTVTSPAKVVHRSRQEARVDSTRRRSSSLSNGELAALPPAPGPLVPLLARAAGALRAELRRGAAVAAAVPRQRPPTLLAYDNQVWVSRWGAAGARCGGRAGDRLAAAGGAPPRDAAHARQLIKAAHTHLVDILFHRVPLAKVYVLNKRNLETIGIKLDGECNIVSVEAGSPAARACLPPPGRWALTEVNNRPLNLLKGGDEEMNRLSLHGTEVMLLLQPSALVKKIRASLKANKPLLSLR, translated from the exons ATGTACGCAGGACGTGACGAAGGACCGGTGTACTACCGCGAGATACAAAAGAATGCGTACCTCAAACGCATCCCCAACGAGAACCCAAACAAATTGATGCCTTTGGGCCACAAG AAACCCCCCCTCAAGCCGATGTGGACGGTGTTATGCGTGCACAACGGGCACACCCCCTTCCTGGAGCAGTACCCCGAGGCGGAGGCGGCGTCCACCCTGGCCCACAAGCCGCTGTGGCGCGCCTGCCTGTCGCGCGCGCGCCACGTGACGTGCAGCGTCAAGCCGTGCGCAGGCGCAGAGTACGACTTCCTCGTCGACACTGACCACGGCCCGCTGCGGATGCTGGCGCCTGATTG GGAATCAATGCAAGACTGGGTGACGACACTGCGGAACAAACTCCACGAACTCAAGATCCTGGGCAAAGGGGAGAACGTGTACTGCctgccgccggcgccggcgccgccccgGGCCGCCGCCAGGGACCCCACCAGCCCGCTGCCGCCCACGCCGCCCGTGCCGCCCGATAG AGTCCCGGGCATAGAACTGAACCCGCCGCCGACTCGAGCCCAGCCGGACCCCGAACCCTCCAGCGAACCTCTGAACCCTGAGCCCCTCGCTCCTGTCGCCTCAGACATCGACATATCCAACTGGGAACCCGACTCCACCCCCAGCACAAGCACGAACCAAGAAAAAACCGAACCTAAAAAATCAGTCGCGAAAATCTGCGGTCAAAACATATGCTTAGACGACtcgattttaaaaagaaacgtcGAATCCACTGACAGCGATGAAGAGTTCTTTGCCGAAATCGATCGATTGCACGACGCAGTCGAGAATATCGATTTGGGGGACAACAGGGTCGATTATAAACAACGGTTTGTTGTTAACGAGGAGAAGGGTGAAATTGAACCAGAGGACTGTCAAAA TGACCACTCAACGAACATAACAGTGATCCAAGTGTCAAACAAGCCTCCGCACACAGCCATCCCGGTGCTCGGGCCCGAGACCGATGTGTTCAACTTTGACCTGCCCCATCCTGCAGACGACTTCATCAACATAGTCAACACTGAAGTCAACGTGCAAACTGAGAACGGATATGGAACAGTCTTCAACGACTCTGACTATGGACACTTGAGTCTGACAACAACAGTCAACGTTGGGAAGGACAACGATGGGATATATGAACGGCTGTGCATGGCCTCAACGTCCAACGGTGATAACAGCCCGTTGCCGTTGAGAAAGCTGAAAGCAACGGAGAAGCTCAGGAAGTCATCGTTGCCCAACTTAGAAGTGACACCGGATTCCACTTACGAATATGTAttcccaaataataataaaaatatcacaGTTACTTTGAATAGGGAAGTCAACTCTAACGTAACGGCTAGTAATAACAGTGACGCGAGAAGTAACAGTGACAGAAATACTAGCGTAAATTCTAACGGTGTGCGAGTAGCTAATACTAATACCAGTGATCGCGTGAGAAATATCAGTGAGGAGAGCAGTGGCAATACAGTGTCAGTGAATATTCATGTAAATTTGACGAGTTCTATATCGGTTGGTAATGTGGACCATAACACGAGGGTGCTAAGGGCTAATGTTGAACGCTCACATAGTCAGAATGCGTACGACAGGTCGCCCAGAAGAGATGTTATTAGAAGAGTGCAGAATAATAGTCCGAAACGAGATGGAAAGAATG ATAAGCACGAGCCGCCACCAGCTAAGCCGCTTTGGAAGCGCGGGCTGACTGAGCTGTCCCTGCTCAGCCGGCTACGCGGCAGGCGCGAGATGCAGGAGTGTCAAGACAG GACTGTGACGTCTCCAGCGAAGGTGGTGCACCGGTCGCGGCAGGAGGCGCGCGTGGACAGCACCAGGAGAAGGAGTAGCTCCCTCAGCAACGGTGAGTTG GCGGCGCTGCCCCCGGCGCCGGGCCCGCTGGTGCCGCTGCTGGCCCGCGCGGCGGGCGCGCTGCGCGCCGAGCTGCGGCGCGGGGCCGCCGTGGCCGCCGCCGTGCCGCGCCAGCGCCCGCCCACGCTGCTGGCCTACGACAACCAAGTCTG GGTGTCCCGCtggggcgcggcgggcgcgcgctGCGGGGGCCGCGCGGGGGACCGCCTGGCGGCCGCGGGGGGGGCGCCGCCCCGCGACGCCGCGCATGCGCGCCAGCTGATCAAGGCCGCGCACACGCACCTC GTGGACATTTTGTTTCACCGAGTGCCGCTCGCTAAGGTGTATGTGCTGAACAAACGAAACCTGGAGACCATTG GCATCAAGCTAGACGGTGAGTGCAATATAGTGAGCGTCGAGGCGGGGTCCCCAGCGGCGCGCGCCTGCCTACCCCCGCCGGGACGCTGGGCGCTCACCGAGGTCAACAACCGACCGCTCAACCTGCTCAAG gGTGGCGACGAGGAAATGAACCGGCTGAGCCTGCACGGAACTGAGGTCATGTTGCTGCTGCAACCCTCCGCTCTAGTCAAGAAGATCCGCGCCTCGCTCAAAGCCAATAAGCCGCTATTGTCGCTCAGGTAA
- the LOC126379597 gene encoding histone chaperone asf1 gives MAKVHITNVVVLDNPSPFLNPFQFELTFECIEELKEDLEWKMIYVGSAETEEHDQVLDTIYVGPIPEGRHMFVFQAPPPDVTRIPENDALGVTVVLLTCSYRGQEFVRVGYFINNEYSEAEPELRENPPAKPQFDKVVRNILASEPRVTRFKINWAEPDAAAAADSGDGNLETSHAPSNDSYGASFNADSQISGMEFQGSLSGYGDNSNSIAPMEC, from the coding sequence ATGGCTAAAGTGCATATAACCAACGTAGTTGTTCTCGACAACCCGAGCCCGTTTCTCAACCCTTTCCAATTCGAACTGACCTTTGAATGCATAGAGGAGCTCAAAGAGGACTTGGAATGGAAGATGATATACGTGGGATCAGCAGAAACAGAGGAGCACGATCAGGTTTTGGACACTATTTACGTAGGGCCGATACCAGAAGGAAGGCACATGTTTGTTTTTCAAGCCCCGCCGCCCGACGTCACACGTATACCTGAAAACGACGCACTAGGCGTCACCGTGGTGCTACTCACATGCTCCTACAGAGGGCAAGAGTTCGTCAGAGTGGGGTACTTCATAAATAACGAATACAGCGAAGCGGAGCCCGAGTTAAGAGAAAACCCGCCGGCGAAGCCCCAATTTGACAAAGTCGTAAGAAATATCCTAGCATCAGAGCCGAGGGTGACTAGATTTAAGATTAATTGGGCGGAGCCTGACGCTGCGGCGGCCGCGGACTCCGGAGACGGCAACCTAGAGACATCACATGCCCCAAGCAATGACTCGTATGGAGCCTCCTTCAATGCAGACAGTCAAATCAGCGGGATGGAGTTCCAGGGTAGCTTGAGTGGTTACGGAGACAACTCAAATTCAATAGCCCCTATGGAGTGCTGA